One window from the genome of Rhizobium sp. CIAT894 encodes:
- a CDS encoding ABC transporter ATP-binding protein codes for MSGLETGKPPLLEVKDLSVSFGGFVAVKNVSFTLQPGEILGIVGESGSGKSVTCRAVMRLLAAAARAEGTVALDGRDLLTLSEDELCAVRGRDIGMIFQNPASHLDPLRRIGQQVSAPMIRHLGIGKREGLQRAVKLLEDVGIHEPEKRARSYPHEFSGGMKQRAMIAAAIGCQPKLLIADEPTTALDVTVQARILELLKDLNRKTGLAMILISHDLGVVADICSRVVVMRNGEVVEQGPIDDVINRPRHPYTRLLIESQPGRKSYGTDVGPERTTPLLRVENLSVTFPAGQGLFGGFRSSNSFRALDGVDLEINTGETVGIVGESGSGKSTLARSIIRLNTPSGGAIRLDGQDVGALGGQGLTAFRRRVQMVFQNPYDSLNPRLTIAEAVAEPIWRHGIADRKAARKEADALLEMVELPSSLRDRKPQQLSGGQCQRVGLARALALKPQLLIADEITSALDVTTQAQILELLVRLQRERSLTLLYISHDLAVVSSLCQRVYVFKAGRVVEQGVAQQVLSTPQDPYTQALVGSLAQLPLVRTISPSQPVATHAP; via the coding sequence ATGAGCGGGCTGGAAACGGGCAAGCCGCCGCTGCTTGAAGTCAAGGATCTGTCTGTCAGCTTCGGCGGCTTCGTGGCGGTGAAGAACGTGTCGTTCACGCTTCAGCCGGGAGAAATCCTCGGCATTGTCGGTGAAAGTGGTTCGGGCAAATCAGTGACCTGCCGCGCCGTGATGCGACTGCTGGCGGCTGCGGCACGCGCTGAGGGCACGGTGGCCCTTGATGGACGCGACCTGCTGACACTCAGCGAAGACGAATTGTGCGCCGTTCGCGGCCGCGACATCGGCATGATTTTCCAGAACCCTGCATCGCATCTCGATCCGCTGCGCCGGATCGGCCAGCAGGTTTCGGCGCCGATGATCCGGCACCTTGGCATCGGCAAGCGCGAAGGTCTCCAGCGCGCGGTCAAGCTGCTGGAGGATGTGGGTATACACGAGCCAGAAAAGCGTGCGCGCTCCTATCCGCACGAGTTTTCGGGCGGCATGAAACAGCGGGCGATGATCGCCGCCGCCATCGGCTGCCAGCCGAAGCTTTTGATCGCCGACGAGCCGACGACCGCGCTCGATGTCACCGTCCAGGCCCGCATTCTCGAATTGCTCAAGGACCTCAACCGCAAGACCGGGCTTGCGATGATCCTCATTTCGCACGATCTCGGCGTCGTCGCGGATATCTGCTCGCGCGTTGTGGTCATGCGCAATGGCGAGGTGGTGGAGCAGGGGCCGATCGACGACGTCATCAACCGACCGCGCCATCCGTATACGAGGCTGCTGATCGAATCCCAGCCGGGCCGTAAGAGCTATGGCACGGACGTTGGCCCGGAACGTACGACGCCGCTGCTTCGTGTCGAAAACCTTTCGGTGACGTTCCCCGCCGGTCAGGGGCTGTTCGGCGGCTTCCGAAGCAGCAATTCCTTCCGCGCCCTCGACGGCGTCGATCTGGAGATCAATACGGGCGAAACGGTCGGTATCGTCGGCGAAAGCGGCTCCGGCAAGAGCACGCTTGCCCGGTCGATCATTCGCCTGAACACGCCGAGCGGCGGCGCGATCCGTCTGGACGGGCAGGATGTCGGGGCGCTGGGGGGCCAGGGGCTGACGGCGTTCCGCCGCCGCGTACAGATGGTGTTCCAGAACCCGTACGATTCGCTCAATCCGCGCCTGACGATTGCCGAGGCCGTCGCGGAGCCGATCTGGCGGCATGGCATCGCGGACCGAAAGGCGGCGAGGAAAGAAGCCGATGCGTTGCTGGAGATGGTGGAGTTGCCGAGCAGTCTGCGCGATCGCAAACCGCAGCAGCTTTCCGGCGGGCAGTGCCAGCGCGTCGGCCTTGCACGGGCGCTGGCGCTGAAGCCGCAGCTTCTCATAGCGGACGAGATCACCTCGGCGCTCGATGTCACGACGCAGGCGCAGATCCTGGAACTGCTCGTGCGGCTCCAGCGGGAACGCTCGCTGACGCTGCTCTACATTTCGCATGATCTCGCCGTGGTGAGCAGCCTTTGTCAGCGCGTCTATGTCTTCAAGGCTGGGCGTGTCGTCGAGCAGGGTGTGGCGCAGCAGGTTCTGTCCACACCGCAGGATCCTTATACGCAGGCGCTGGTCGGTTCGCTGGCCCAGCTGCCGTTGGTCCGGACAATCTCCCCTTCACAACCGGTAGCGACCCATGCGCCTTGA
- a CDS encoding amidase: MRLDEYAAHDGTGLARLLAKGEVTPKELGRCVEQAVAAVNPALNAVIELYPDALETLPEAASATPFGGIATLTKDFPIEAGRPAEFGSRLARGFRAGHDAVYWTRLRAGGLNNVGRTSSSEFGVPAATESPLYGATRNPWNPQRGVAGSSGGAAAAVAAGIVPFAQGSDGGGSIRNPAAFCGLIGLKPSRGRVTGAPNGNAPLLGLATAFMLTRSVRDTATLLDLCHGPDAGDGYEIAPPVGTYLDAIKHRPHGLRIALCTRSWSGVQIDPEVLAATRSAAERFASLGHHVEEASPDFDYPAFLQAQKVIWAADAAAHMPAMARHMNRSVEEALGTSVYALYRWGLAISGAQLIEALAVYDRVTRQVGRFLAGNDLLLTPTSAMLPEPIGTFNPNRAGIDVEGVFNDLAPKETFTALFNATGQPAISLPVGRSRDGLPIGIQLVARFGREDLLLATARQIEEDVESGPGVWGQGRPVIHAGNF, encoded by the coding sequence ATGCGCCTTGATGAATATGCAGCCCATGATGGAACCGGCCTCGCCCGCCTGCTGGCGAAAGGCGAGGTCACTCCGAAGGAGCTCGGCCGGTGCGTCGAACAGGCCGTCGCGGCCGTGAACCCGGCGCTGAACGCCGTCATCGAACTCTATCCGGACGCGCTCGAGACCCTGCCGGAGGCGGCGTCCGCCACCCCCTTCGGCGGTATTGCCACCCTCACCAAGGACTTCCCGATCGAGGCGGGCCGCCCGGCCGAGTTCGGCAGCCGTCTCGCGCGAGGTTTCCGCGCCGGCCATGACGCCGTCTACTGGACACGGTTGCGCGCCGGTGGCCTAAACAATGTCGGCCGCACGTCAAGTTCCGAATTCGGCGTGCCGGCGGCGACGGAATCGCCCCTCTATGGCGCAACGCGCAATCCTTGGAATCCGCAGCGCGGCGTCGCGGGCTCCAGCGGCGGTGCGGCCGCGGCCGTCGCTGCGGGAATCGTACCTTTTGCACAGGGCAGCGACGGCGGTGGTTCAATTCGCAATCCGGCGGCGTTCTGCGGCTTGATCGGTCTTAAACCTTCACGTGGGCGCGTTACCGGCGCGCCGAATGGAAACGCTCCGCTTCTGGGGCTGGCAACGGCCTTTATGCTCACACGCTCCGTGCGCGATACTGCAACCCTTCTCGACCTTTGCCATGGCCCGGATGCAGGCGACGGTTATGAGATCGCACCGCCTGTGGGCACCTATCTCGACGCCATCAAGCACAGGCCGCACGGCCTGCGCATCGCCCTATGCACGCGCTCCTGGTCCGGGGTGCAGATCGACCCGGAGGTTCTGGCCGCGACAAGATCGGCGGCGGAGCGGTTTGCGTCGCTTGGTCATCACGTGGAGGAAGCGTCGCCGGACTTCGATTATCCGGCCTTCCTCCAGGCGCAGAAGGTCATCTGGGCCGCCGACGCCGCCGCGCATATGCCGGCGATGGCGCGGCATATGAACCGCTCGGTCGAGGAGGCGCTTGGCACAAGCGTATACGCTCTCTATCGATGGGGGCTCGCCATCAGCGGTGCACAGCTTATCGAGGCGCTTGCCGTCTATGATCGGGTGACGCGGCAGGTCGGGCGCTTCCTTGCCGGAAATGATCTCTTGCTGACACCGACCAGCGCCATGCTGCCGGAACCGATCGGCACGTTCAATCCCAATCGAGCGGGCATCGATGTGGAAGGCGTGTTCAATGATCTTGCACCGAAGGAGACCTTTACCGCGTTGTTCAATGCGACGGGGCAGCCCGCGATCTCCTTGCCGGTTGGACGCAGCCGGGACGGTCTGCCGATCGGGATTCAGCTTGTCGCCCGTTTCGGACGCGAGGACCTTCTGCTTGCGACCGCGCGGCAAATCGAGGAAGACGTGGAGAGCGGTCCCGGTGTCTGGGGGCAGGGGCGTCCGGTCATTCACGCCGGCAATTTTTAG
- a CDS encoding MurR/RpiR family transcriptional regulator: MAKARSGKDAKGSSGVEQKIDIEAILRERMSGFSPSEQSLAGYILDNIEILPFETGSSIAEAVGVSEMTVTRFVRGLGFESLRDLKNRLRVAVSEKDSEVDDYLARFQMRDSRQPQLQESLRLELDAIVKAYALTTTEVWDEAADQLVKARTVYVVGFQASKGLAMDFASRLLWARPNVIFIDNTSGTFGEIINADPKQSAVVLIDTASYATRGIKLVEKLKSMDMPLVIVTDKFSHWAFAYTRFVFEAHTHVKTFWDSTASISVVLNLLIDAVATKLGPKAKRNFAMMSDMGTLFGEFVGGSYLRRDD, from the coding sequence GTGGCGAAAGCACGAAGCGGCAAGGATGCCAAGGGATCGAGCGGCGTTGAGCAGAAGATCGACATCGAAGCGATCCTTCGCGAACGCATGTCCGGTTTCTCGCCCTCGGAGCAAAGCCTTGCGGGCTATATCCTAGACAATATCGAGATTTTGCCGTTCGAGACCGGCAGCAGCATAGCTGAGGCGGTGGGCGTTAGCGAAATGACGGTCACCCGGTTCGTTCGCGGCCTCGGTTTCGAGAGCCTGCGCGATCTCAAGAACCGGTTGCGCGTCGCGGTCTCGGAGAAGGACAGCGAAGTGGACGATTACCTGGCCCGCTTCCAGATGCGCGACAGTCGGCAGCCGCAGCTGCAGGAAAGCCTGCGGTTGGAGCTCGACGCCATCGTCAAAGCCTATGCCTTGACTACCACCGAGGTCTGGGACGAGGCCGCAGACCAGCTCGTGAAGGCGCGTACTGTCTATGTGGTCGGCTTCCAGGCCTCGAAGGGGCTGGCCATGGATTTTGCCAGCCGGCTGCTGTGGGCGCGACCCAACGTCATTTTCATCGACAACACCTCGGGCACGTTCGGCGAGATCATCAATGCAGATCCGAAGCAGAGCGCCGTCGTCCTCATTGACACGGCCTCGTACGCGACCCGCGGCATCAAGCTGGTGGAGAAGCTGAAGTCGATGGACATGCCGCTGGTCATCGTCACCGACAAGTTCAGTCATTGGGCGTTCGCATACACGCGCTTCGTCTTCGAGGCGCATACGCATGTGAAAACCTTCTGGGATTCTACGGCAAGTATCAGTGTCGTGCTCAATCTCCTCATCGACGCCGTTGCCACCAAACTAGGTCCCAAGGCTAAGCGCAACTTCGCCATGATGAGCGACATGGGCACCCTCTTCGGAGAATTCGTCGGCGGCAGCTATCTCCGCCGCGACGATTGA
- a CDS encoding serine hydrolase yields the protein MNSVSPFRDPAAPGNPVIPRQDWDRAPWNRWTFQHVRDLLPTTQVWRGAGPVSKLPTDLRDIEAITFAAEGRACTVGSFLESNYADGFLVLHGGKIVAERYMNGMTPRTQHLSQSVAKSVVGTVAGILIDRGVVNPAAPLTHYLPELEATAYRGATVQHVLDMTSGVVFDETYTALDSHMAQLDAASGWKDHRNPNWPKSVWDLILSLKDLECPHGTSFRYRSIETDVLSFVLQRATATSLADLVSRELWAPMGAEEDAYFTVDAAGYSLGDGGFNATLRDYARFALLHLRGGEIDGKRIVSNEWLAGTRFGADPTLFGGIYYEVLPAGAYHNQFWIEDIARGVYMARGVFGQLIYIDPLADFAAVVLSSWPEFVSTGRMKTTLAAVSAIRGAVGS from the coding sequence ATGAACAGTGTTTCGCCATTCCGTGATCCGGCCGCCCCCGGCAACCCTGTCATTCCACGGCAAGATTGGGACCGCGCGCCCTGGAATCGCTGGACATTCCAGCACGTCAGAGACCTGCTGCCGACCACTCAGGTCTGGCGCGGAGCGGGGCCGGTAAGCAAGCTGCCGACGGATCTGCGGGATATCGAGGCCATTACCTTCGCGGCTGAGGGGCGAGCCTGTACCGTTGGCAGCTTCCTTGAGTCAAACTACGCCGATGGTTTCCTCGTGCTCCATGGCGGCAAGATTGTCGCCGAGCGCTACATGAACGGCATGACACCGCGTACTCAGCACCTGTCGCAATCCGTTGCCAAATCGGTGGTCGGCACAGTGGCGGGAATCCTGATCGACCGCGGAGTGGTCAACCCAGCCGCGCCCCTTACGCACTACCTGCCTGAGCTAGAGGCGACTGCCTACCGGGGCGCGACCGTCCAGCACGTGCTCGACATGACCAGCGGCGTGGTCTTCGATGAGACGTACACCGCGCTCGATTCCCATATGGCACAACTGGACGCTGCTAGTGGCTGGAAGGATCATCGAAACCCGAATTGGCCGAAATCCGTCTGGGACCTGATCCTGTCTTTGAAGGATTTAGAGTGCCCGCACGGTACCTCGTTCAGGTATCGCTCGATCGAGACAGATGTCCTGTCATTTGTTTTACAGCGCGCCACCGCTACTTCCCTTGCAGACCTCGTCAGCCGTGAGCTGTGGGCGCCAATGGGTGCGGAAGAAGACGCGTATTTTACAGTGGACGCTGCCGGATATTCTCTGGGTGACGGCGGGTTCAATGCGACTCTTCGCGACTATGCTCGTTTCGCCCTGCTGCATCTTCGCGGCGGCGAGATCGACGGCAAACGCATAGTTTCGAATGAGTGGCTCGCCGGCACACGGTTTGGAGCTGATCCGACCCTCTTCGGTGGCATCTATTATGAAGTTCTGCCCGCTGGCGCATATCACAATCAATTTTGGATCGAGGACATCGCGCGCGGCGTCTATATGGCCCGTGGCGTCTTCGGGCAACTGATCTACATCGACCCGCTGGCGGATTTCGCGGCGGTTGTCCTATCGAGCTGGCCGGAATTCGTCAGCACGGGGCGGATGAAGACCACCCTAGCAGCGGTAAGCGCTATCCGAGGGGCAGTCGGGTCGTAA
- a CDS encoding beta-ketoacyl-ACP synthase III, which translates to MARSSRFLGFGHAVPGRLVTNAEIEHSLQLEEGWIQRRTGIRSRWWASPKDTLTGLAVEASEAAIRDADIGRESIALTLLATSTPDHLLPPSGPLLAHRLGLTNSGAVDLAGACAGFLYALVLADSFVRAYDKRVLVVAANILSRRINPCERSTSVLFADAAGAVILGPCENPEQGVLGADLIADGSLYDLITIPAGGSNLPFASSLPPESTLMRMLDGREVFTQAVKMMTACSNRAMSHAKVMPSDLTRFVPHQANTRIFEAVCGNLDIDVTRVVRSIEEFGNSSAATIPLSLSLSNEVNRIAAGETLLLAAAGAGMTGGAMVFRT; encoded by the coding sequence ATGGCCCGCTCTTCACGCTTTCTGGGTTTCGGACACGCCGTTCCCGGGCGGCTCGTAACAAACGCCGAGATCGAGCATAGCCTTCAACTGGAGGAGGGCTGGATTCAACGTCGCACCGGTATCAGGTCACGGTGGTGGGCGTCGCCCAAAGACACGCTGACAGGGCTCGCCGTCGAAGCAAGCGAAGCCGCGATAAGAGATGCGGATATCGGGCGCGAGAGCATCGCTCTGACACTTCTCGCGACATCGACGCCCGACCATCTCTTGCCGCCGTCAGGCCCCTTGCTCGCTCATAGGCTTGGCCTAACGAACTCGGGTGCGGTCGACTTAGCCGGGGCCTGTGCGGGCTTCCTGTATGCTCTGGTTTTAGCCGACAGTTTTGTGCGGGCATACGACAAGCGGGTTCTGGTCGTCGCCGCGAACATTCTAAGCAGACGGATCAACCCGTGCGAGCGATCGACGTCGGTTCTGTTCGCAGACGCGGCAGGGGCCGTCATTCTCGGCCCTTGTGAAAATCCCGAACAAGGCGTCCTCGGTGCGGACCTGATCGCTGATGGCAGCCTCTATGACCTCATCACGATCCCGGCGGGTGGAAGCAACCTTCCCTTCGCATCCTCGCTGCCACCGGAAAGCACGCTTATGCGAATGCTGGATGGCCGCGAGGTTTTTACCCAAGCTGTGAAGATGATGACGGCGTGCTCAAACCGAGCCATGTCCCACGCAAAGGTGATGCCATCGGACTTGACCCGCTTCGTTCCCCACCAGGCAAACACGCGCATCTTCGAAGCCGTCTGCGGCAACCTCGATATCGACGTCACGCGGGTGGTGCGCTCGATAGAAGAATTCGGGAATTCTTCCGCTGCGACAATTCCGCTGTCGTTGTCACTTTCTAATGAGGTGAACCGGATAGCAGCTGGAGAAACGCTCTTGCTTGCGGCGGCTGGGGCGGGGATGACTGGCGGAGCGATGGTTTTTCGCACCTGA
- a CDS encoding adenosylmethionine--8-amino-7-oxononanoate transaminase, with product MTKSTIWHPFTQHALEAPMRRIVRTDGAHLVDEDGRAVLDAISSWWVVTHGHRHPKIMRAIQTAIDTHDQVIFAEFTHEQAETLASGLIELAPEGLKHVFYSDSGSTAVEAALKMALGFYYNQGRPRHRICVLEHSYHGDTIGTMSVGERGVFNLAYTPLLFEVERIPFPQPGAEQDSLDALEKICREGDVAAVLVEPLVLGAGGMRVYSSRVLSEMKRIAENSDTLVIADEVMTGWGRTGPLFACDAAGVRPDILCTSKGLTGGALALAATLCKAEVFDAHYSSDRKKTFFHSSSYTANPIACAAAVGNIQVWQSEPVEDRIANLTSSHRKSLARFANDDRFENVRQIGTIAAMDLKVSGDGYLAAVGPSLRRFFRARDLLIRPLGKVIYLMPPYCVTSDELDRAYDAIDEAAALVAAGKL from the coding sequence ATGACTAAATCGACAATCTGGCATCCATTTACACAGCATGCACTCGAAGCGCCAATGCGCCGGATTGTTCGCACCGACGGCGCGCATCTTGTGGATGAAGATGGGCGCGCCGTGCTTGATGCGATCTCGTCTTGGTGGGTCGTAACGCACGGCCACCGCCATCCTAAGATCATGCGCGCCATTCAAACCGCTATCGATACGCACGATCAGGTGATCTTTGCCGAGTTCACGCATGAACAGGCGGAGACGCTGGCCTCAGGGTTGATTGAGTTGGCTCCGGAAGGCCTGAAGCACGTTTTCTATTCCGACAGCGGCTCGACTGCTGTCGAGGCCGCACTGAAGATGGCGCTGGGTTTCTACTATAATCAAGGGCGTCCAAGGCACCGCATTTGCGTGCTCGAGCACAGCTATCACGGCGACACCATCGGCACGATGTCAGTGGGGGAGCGTGGCGTCTTCAACCTGGCGTATACTCCCCTCTTGTTCGAGGTCGAGAGGATTCCGTTTCCCCAACCGGGAGCGGAACAGGATAGCCTCGACGCTCTGGAAAAGATCTGTCGCGAAGGCGATGTGGCCGCGGTCCTTGTCGAGCCGTTGGTCCTTGGAGCGGGGGGAATGCGGGTGTATTCGTCCCGCGTTCTTTCAGAGATGAAGCGAATTGCCGAGAACAGCGACACTCTCGTCATCGCCGACGAGGTCATGACGGGATGGGGGAGAACTGGCCCCCTTTTTGCTTGCGACGCCGCAGGCGTTCGACCCGATATCCTTTGCACCTCGAAAGGGCTCACGGGCGGCGCTCTCGCGCTGGCGGCGACGTTGTGCAAAGCGGAAGTGTTTGATGCTCATTACTCGTCCGACCGCAAGAAGACGTTCTTCCATTCGAGTTCGTACACGGCCAATCCAATTGCCTGCGCCGCGGCGGTCGGAAACATCCAGGTCTGGCAATCCGAGCCCGTGGAGGATCGTATCGCCAATCTGACTTCTTCGCACAGAAAGAGCCTTGCCCGGTTCGCTAACGATGACAGGTTCGAGAACGTGCGACAGATCGGCACGATCGCTGCAATGGATCTGAAGGTTTCGGGGGATGGGTATCTCGCAGCTGTCGGACCGTCACTACGACGATTTTTTAGAGCGAGGGATTTGCTCATTCGTCCGTTGGGCAAAGTGATTTACCTCATGCCGCCCTATTGCGTTACGTCCGATGAGCTTGATCGTGCTTACGATGCCATCGATGAAGCGGCAGCCTTGGTTGCTGCAGGAAAACTCTAG
- the bioD gene encoding dethiobiotin synthase, with amino-acid sequence MSSLVVTGTDTGMGKTVFCAALTTALGARYWKPIQSGLGEPTDSQVVSDLGVPSSMVLPELYKLKTPVSPHLSARIDGVEIDIEALEVPNIGGPLVIEGAGGLLVPVTDDVLYADIFARWRRPTVLCARTELGTINHTLLSIEAMRTRAIPIAGVAFIGTHSEDTEATICRFGRVVRLGRLPTVEPMTPRDLDQAFLQNFDVSYFRRLLDD; translated from the coding sequence ATGAGTTCGCTCGTTGTAACAGGAACGGACACGGGAATGGGCAAGACCGTCTTCTGTGCCGCTCTTACGACGGCGCTCGGCGCACGGTATTGGAAACCCATCCAGTCAGGTCTAGGTGAACCGACAGATAGCCAGGTCGTCAGTGATTTGGGTGTCCCGTCGAGCATGGTTTTGCCGGAATTATATAAACTTAAAACGCCTGTTTCTCCGCATCTATCTGCCCGGATCGACGGCGTGGAAATCGATATAGAGGCGCTTGAAGTGCCTAATATCGGGGGACCACTGGTCATTGAAGGCGCAGGCGGTCTGCTGGTCCCAGTGACCGATGATGTGCTCTATGCCGACATTTTCGCGCGGTGGCGACGGCCGACCGTGCTTTGTGCTCGAACTGAGCTCGGCACGATAAATCACACCCTACTGAGTATCGAGGCTATGCGGACCAGGGCGATCCCCATCGCAGGCGTCGCATTCATCGGCACTCACAGTGAAGATACGGAAGCCACGATTTGTAGGTTTGGTCGCGTTGTCAGGCTGGGTAGGTTGCCGACGGTCGAGCCAATGACGCCACGCGATCTCGACCAAGCCTTCCTGCAAAACTTTGACGTCAGCTATTTCCGGAGACTACTCGATGACTAA
- a CDS encoding 8-amino-7-oxononanoate synthase, with the protein MLEAAAEQRRTLEALMKKGRYRELAPKVGLDFTSNDYLGLAASPRLRGAISWAIDRGVPVGSGGSRLLRGNHPEHEALEQEAARFFGADRALYWSSGFAANAALFSTLPRREDLVIYDELVHASVHEGIASIKAQSTSVPHNDADAFSDAIRRWRLSGGKGRVWIAVESLYSMEGDQAPLTDLAEIANREGAFLIIDEAHATGIYGAGGRGFSASLEGRENVIVLHTCGKALGVSGAIVCASRTICEYLVNRARSFIYSTAPSPLAAAAVREALKIVSDSPQRRTKLQDLATFANSTAIKAGFAATSSQIIPIKIGASGHAMRVAEQIKASGFDVRAIRPPTVPEGTARLRVAITLQVDRTAVTTLFGLIREAMERQP; encoded by the coding sequence GAACAGCGCCGGACGCTCGAAGCCCTCATGAAAAAGGGGCGATACCGCGAGCTAGCGCCGAAGGTTGGATTGGACTTCACGTCCAACGATTATCTCGGTCTTGCAGCAAGTCCCCGCCTGAGAGGCGCAATTTCCTGGGCGATCGACCGCGGCGTTCCGGTCGGTTCGGGCGGATCACGTCTGTTGCGTGGCAACCATCCTGAACACGAGGCGCTTGAGCAGGAGGCCGCGAGGTTCTTCGGCGCGGATAGGGCGTTGTATTGGAGTAGCGGATTTGCGGCCAATGCCGCGCTCTTCTCCACGCTTCCACGCCGTGAAGACCTAGTCATTTACGATGAGCTCGTTCACGCCAGTGTGCATGAAGGCATTGCTTCGATCAAAGCGCAAAGCACCTCCGTACCCCACAATGACGCCGACGCCTTTTCCGATGCCATCCGCAGATGGCGTCTGAGCGGCGGAAAGGGGCGCGTTTGGATCGCAGTCGAGAGCCTTTACTCGATGGAGGGTGACCAGGCTCCTCTGACCGATCTGGCCGAAATAGCTAATCGCGAAGGGGCTTTCCTCATCATAGATGAGGCACATGCTACGGGAATCTACGGCGCTGGGGGCAGGGGGTTTTCGGCTAGCCTGGAAGGTCGTGAAAACGTCATCGTGCTTCACACTTGTGGGAAAGCCCTTGGGGTATCTGGGGCCATCGTGTGCGCCAGCCGGACAATTTGCGAATATCTCGTGAACCGGGCTCGTTCCTTTATCTACTCCACTGCTCCCTCTCCGCTCGCTGCTGCGGCGGTGCGAGAGGCGCTTAAGATCGTCTCTGATTCACCGCAGCGTCGCACCAAGCTTCAGGACTTGGCAACATTCGCGAACTCGACCGCGATCAAGGCAGGGTTTGCTGCCACGTCTTCGCAAATCATCCCCATCAAGATCGGCGCCAGTGGTCACGCAATGAGAGTGGCTGAGCAGATTAAGGCATCCGGCTTCGACGTCAGGGCTATCCGTCCGCCGACTGTTCCCGAGGGCACCGCCCGCTTGCGGGTTGCTATAACGCTACAGGTCGACAGAACGGCGGTTACCACACTGTTCGGCCTTATCCGAGAAGCGATGGAGCGGCAGCCATGA